A genomic region of Metopolophium dirhodum isolate CAU chromosome 1, ASM1992520v1, whole genome shotgun sequence contains the following coding sequences:
- the LOC132953376 gene encoding metalloendopeptidase OMA1, mitochondrial-like: MFSLLLLRNVSFLSIPTTRLSMSYISGKSGLAYYKTPNAALKISKQSLQLQNLVCHTGKREFSVSLTVIGGVAARQWWLNRTPETRQRYVNAAWMHRLAIGMTVTVGLCLIGTFLSFYMELDPWTDLWRLFIFSDRTFEVSADEQVANTLAVMSKCCLLGIEHPTYKRVASVASRVLNANIEVDEIRKRQWSVVVVDHPMINALVMANGFIFVYTGLTATANDDQLSIIVGHELAHCLLRHFNHFESVNLVVHFMCALPSAAVLSAALPLPLALFAVVVCQLVLYVCVKLGTLREQEVEADRVGLELAANACVDITQGYRFWETQSKINDPPTRAWWLETHPSDKSRARHLFSLIPATKKLQKLAGCYI; the protein is encoded by the exons atgtttTCTTTACTTCTTTTGAGAAATGTTTCGTTTTTGTCAATTCCAACAACAAGACTCTCAATGTCATACATCAGTGGTAAGAGCGGTTTGGCATACTATAAGACACCGAATGCTGCGCTGAAAATATCCAAACAGTCTCTACAGCTGCAAAACCTTGTTTG TCATACGGGTAAGCGTGAGTTTTCGGTGTCACTGACCGTAATCGGTGGCGTGGCAGCGCGGCAATGGTGGCTCAATCGGACGCCCGAGACGAGGCAGCGGTACGTGAACGCGGCCTGGATGCACCGCTTGGCCATTGGCATGACAGTGACCGTCGGACTATGTCTGATCGGAACGTTCCTATCGTTTTACATGGAACTTGACCCGTGGACTGACCTGTGGCGGCTGTTCATTTTCAGCGACCGGACGTTCGAGGTAAGTGCTGACGAACAGGTGGCTAACACTCTGGCCGTGATGAGCAAGTGCTGCCTCCTGGGAATAGAACATCCCACATACAAGCGCGTGGCCAGCGTGGCGTCTCGGGTGCTGAACGCCAACATCGAGGTGGACGAGATCCGCAAGCGCCAGTGGAGTGTGGTGGTGGTGGACCACCCGATGATCAACGCGCTCGTCATGGCGAACGGGTTCATTTTCGTGTATACCGGACTGACGGCCACGGCCAACGACGATCAGCTTTCAATTATAGTCGGCCACGAGCTAGCGCACTGCTTGCTCCGGCACTTTAACCATTTCGAAAGCGTCAACCTAGTCGTCCACTTTATGTGCGCGTTGCCATCGGCCGCGGTACTGTCGGCCGCGCTACCACTCCCTCTTGCGCTGTTTGCGGTCGTCGTGTGTCAACTCGTcttgtatgtgtgtgtgaagCTGGGGACGCTGAGGGAACAAGAGGTGGAGGCCGACCGCGTCGGCTTGGAGCTGGCCGCGAACGCGTGCGTGGACATCACTCAGGGTTACCGATTCTGGGAAACACAGTCTAAGATCAACGATCCACCCACCCGGGCCTGGTGGCTGGAAACGCACCCATCGGACAAGAGCCGGGCCCGACACTTGTTCAGCTTGATACCTGCTACAAAGAAGCTCCAGAAACTGGCTGGATGCTATATCTGA